Proteins co-encoded in one Thermocrinis sp. genomic window:
- a CDS encoding MATE family efflux transporter, whose product MSNKLIVDPSESRTRIAKKVTKLALPIILSNLLYTVESLVSIVLVSGISSTAVASVGYSASMLWFIYSLMALSYTGTSVLVAQRVGASKDPSPVFLWGLIISFLIALPLTFFGTDLTTFLMVKFGASEEVAKLSSEYLEPIFTFIIVGFITNTFYAAYNGYGDTKSPFKVALFMSFINISSAYLLIYGKFGFPKLEVKGAGWGVAFSEIFGLLAYLYLYLSYKKPFPIRFSLEKEVLFRILRIGTPTALERGITSLSFNVFVGMVASFGDKALAAHQVGLRVESVSFMIGFGFMIASTVISGQNFGAKNYRGLKYGISTTAHLTAFIMGLVGVFLIAFPDKLSQLLVKDKEVIHLAVYYLVIVALSQPQMAYASIYSGALKGMGKTQIPLIINITSFWFFRIIPSYIFLKIFPSPLVPWVFMSIETTLRAAIFYFAYKKTISKLV is encoded by the coding sequence ATGAGTAATAAGCTTATTGTAGATCCTTCAGAAAGTAGGACTAGAATAGCTAAAAAAGTTACAAAGCTTGCACTACCTATTATTCTTTCAAACCTTCTTTACACAGTAGAGAGTTTGGTTTCCATAGTTTTAGTGTCTGGGATTTCTTCCACCGCAGTAGCCAGTGTGGGATACTCCGCAAGTATGCTGTGGTTTATATACTCCCTTATGGCACTCTCTTATACTGGTACGTCTGTGTTAGTAGCTCAGAGGGTCGGAGCGAGCAAAGACCCCTCTCCCGTCTTTCTATGGGGCTTGATCATATCATTCCTTATAGCCCTACCCCTTACCTTCTTTGGAACAGATCTCACAACCTTTTTGATGGTCAAGTTTGGCGCTTCTGAGGAAGTAGCCAAACTATCTTCAGAATATTTAGAACCCATTTTTACGTTTATCATCGTTGGTTTTATCACAAACACATTTTACGCCGCCTACAATGGCTATGGAGATACAAAAAGCCCTTTTAAAGTAGCACTCTTTATGAGTTTTATAAACATTAGTTCTGCCTATCTGCTCATCTACGGCAAATTTGGTTTTCCGAAATTGGAAGTGAAAGGGGCTGGCTGGGGCGTAGCCTTCTCGGAAATCTTTGGACTTTTAGCTTACTTATATCTTTATCTATCCTATAAAAAACCCTTTCCCATACGGTTTAGTCTTGAGAAAGAGGTTCTTTTTAGAATACTCAGAATAGGCACACCTACCGCGTTGGAGAGAGGGATAACCAGTCTATCCTTTAATGTATTCGTTGGTATGGTAGCAAGCTTTGGAGATAAGGCTCTTGCAGCCCATCAAGTGGGGCTTAGAGTAGAAAGTGTATCTTTTATGATTGGCTTTGGTTTTATGATTGCATCTACGGTGATATCTGGACAGAACTTTGGGGCTAAAAACTACAGAGGTTTGAAATATGGAATATCTACGACCGCACACCTTACCGCTTTTATAATGGGGCTGGTTGGCGTTTTTTTGATAGCATTCCCAGATAAGCTTTCGCAATTGCTCGTGAAGGACAAAGAGGTCATACATTTGGCAGTTTATTACCTGGTAATTGTAGCTCTGTCCCAGCCTCAGATGGCTTATGCAAGCATATACTCCGGAGCCTTAAAGGGCATGGGGAAAACCCAAATCCCTCTTATAATTAACATAACCTCCTTCTGGTTTTTCAGAATAATCCCATCATATATTTTTTTAAAAATTTTTCCTTCTCCCCTTGTACCCTGGGTTTTTATGAGTATAGAAACCACACTAAGAGCAGCTATATTTTACTTTGCTTATAAAAAGACTATTTCTAAGTTAGTTTAA
- the der gene encoding ribosome biogenesis GTPase Der, whose translation MKLVIVGRPNVGKSTLFNRIVGKRISIVHNMPGVTRDAVESVGEWRGRKFKMVDTGGLVESEEYITKEIKKRVQKLLEEADAILFVVDGKEGITSADQSVAKLLYPYKEKVFLVVNKMDTKVAQSNLYDFFTLGFEKVYPVSAQHGKGIVELLDDVFSHVAESKEVIPQEGIRLSFVGRPNVGKSSLVNAILRSDRVIVSPIAGTTRDAVEIFFEYEGESLILVDTAGIRRPSKVEYGIEFFSVGRSIKAIEMSDVVCLVVDLSEGVTHQDQKIGSLVERRYKGCVIVGNKFDLTNLKEKEAEAYIRQRLYFLDYAPVVLTVATERKGIERLLESALLVYRDYCKQHKTSFINRAVEKIISEKAPPSYQGKEVKIYYAYQETTKPPTVVLYTNYPEGWKSNYKRFFERKLREYLDIKYSPIKLVLRSREEER comes from the coding sequence GTGAAACTAGTTATAGTAGGAAGGCCAAACGTAGGAAAATCAACACTGTTCAACCGTATTGTGGGCAAAAGGATAAGCATAGTTCATAATATGCCAGGTGTTACGCGGGATGCTGTAGAATCGGTGGGAGAATGGAGGGGAAGAAAATTTAAGATGGTAGATACAGGAGGTCTTGTTGAAAGTGAAGAATACATAACTAAGGAGATAAAAAAACGAGTACAAAAACTTTTAGAAGAAGCGGATGCCATTCTTTTTGTAGTTGATGGCAAAGAGGGTATTACCTCTGCGGACCAGTCGGTGGCAAAACTACTTTATCCATACAAAGAAAAGGTCTTTTTAGTTGTGAATAAAATGGATACAAAAGTCGCACAATCAAACTTGTATGATTTCTTCACTTTAGGTTTTGAAAAGGTTTATCCAGTATCAGCCCAACACGGTAAAGGTATAGTAGAACTTTTGGATGATGTTTTCTCTCATGTTGCAGAAAGTAAAGAGGTTATACCACAAGAAGGTATAAGGCTATCCTTTGTAGGTAGGCCTAACGTTGGAAAGTCTTCCTTGGTAAATGCTATACTCCGCAGTGACAGAGTCATCGTTTCCCCTATAGCTGGAACCACAAGGGACGCCGTAGAGATATTTTTTGAGTACGAGGGAGAGTCTTTGATATTGGTTGATACCGCCGGAATAAGAAGACCTTCAAAGGTGGAATATGGCATAGAGTTTTTCTCAGTGGGAAGATCCATAAAGGCTATTGAAATGTCTGATGTAGTGTGCTTAGTGGTGGATCTATCGGAGGGTGTAACTCATCAGGATCAAAAGATAGGTAGCTTGGTAGAAAGAAGATACAAAGGATGCGTAATAGTAGGAAACAAGTTTGACCTTACTAATCTAAAAGAAAAAGAAGCAGAGGCTTACATAAGACAAAGACTTTACTTTTTGGATTATGCGCCAGTGGTGCTTACAGTGGCAACGGAGCGCAAAGGGATAGAGCGGTTGCTAGAAAGCGCCCTGTTGGTCTATAGAGATTACTGCAAGCAGCACAAAACTTCGTTCATAAATAGAGCAGTCGAAAAGATTATCTCTGAAAAAGCCCCTCCAAGTTATCAAGGTAAGGAGGTAAAGATCTACTATGCCTATCAAGAAACAACAAAACCTCCCACCGTAGTTTTATACACGAACTATCCAGAGGGCTGGAAGAGCAATTACAAAAGATTCTTTGAGAGAAAGCTTAGGGAATACTTAGATATAAAGTACTCTCCGATAAAGCTTGTGCTTAGGTCGAGGGAAGAGGAAAGATGA
- a CDS encoding ATP phosphoribosyltransferase regulatory subunit, translating to MIIPEGERFFNFEDSKKLKETFVKACQLFEDYKFIQLPTLEVYYPKEAELYKPFLIDTQFDGSYLALRSDWTISLIRYLNSFKKVDLPLKVFYWGPVFTPKDLERFQMGVELIGFSFPEGEYEVISRLVEYLLSLGLKDLSIILGHMGIVERLCKSEQSKERLRKKSFSGLEEGDPLYHLLRAYGGSEVLDEFSKKFTEFTAECEELKRLGELLKDCKAKVFYDLSEIRRQEYYTGIVFEIFHPGVGYPIAGGGRYDNLFLQSKAVGGAVYLEALLDVL from the coding sequence ATGATTATCCCAGAAGGAGAAAGATTTTTCAACTTTGAGGATTCTAAAAAACTCAAAGAGACCTTTGTAAAAGCCTGCCAACTTTTTGAAGATTACAAATTTATCCAGCTTCCTACTTTAGAGGTTTATTATCCAAAGGAGGCGGAGCTTTACAAACCCTTTCTGATAGACACTCAGTTTGATGGAAGTTATTTAGCTCTTAGATCCGATTGGACTATAAGCTTGATAAGGTATCTCAATAGCTTCAAAAAAGTTGATCTACCTCTAAAAGTTTTTTACTGGGGACCCGTCTTTACTCCAAAAGACTTAGAGAGGTTCCAAATGGGAGTAGAGTTGATAGGTTTTAGCTTTCCAGAGGGAGAGTATGAAGTCATAAGCAGGTTGGTGGAGTATCTTCTAAGTTTGGGACTGAAAGACCTATCCATTATACTGGGCCACATGGGCATAGTAGAAAGGCTTTGCAAGAGCGAGCAAAGCAAAGAAAGGCTGAGGAAAAAGAGCTTTTCTGGATTAGAGGAAGGGGACCCTTTGTATCACCTTCTGAGGGCTTACGGAGGGAGCGAAGTTTTGGACGAGTTTTCAAAAAAGTTTACTGAGTTTACCGCTGAATGTGAAGAGTTAAAGCGTTTGGGGGAGCTTTTAAAGGATTGCAAAGCTAAGGTTTTCTATGATCTTTCGGAAATTAGAAGGCAAGAATATTACACGGGTATAGTTTTTGAGATATTCCATCCAGGAGTGGGATACCCTATCGCTGGCGGCGGAAGGTATGATAATCTCTTTTTACAGTCTAAAGCCGTAGGTGGGGCGGTGTATCTTGAAGCCCTTTTGGACGTTTTATAA
- a CDS encoding response regulator transcription factor, with protein MRIFLLEDDTDLSELIAYHLQKEGFNVLCFSKGIDLLEKVKDERPDLFVLDIMVPSLDGFRVASSLKSLPYTKDVPIIFLTAKTMEEDKLKGFELGADDYITKPFSIKEFLARVKAVLKRYGTLKGGGIVNLGSLSIDLEKMEVRRGSERINLTKTEFLILKTLLENYQKPVSREYLLEEVLKKEVYDRTIDVHVKNLREKLGKEGEWIKTIRGVGYKLEAL; from the coding sequence ATGAGGATTTTCCTGCTTGAGGATGACACAGACCTTTCTGAACTCATAGCCTATCACCTTCAAAAGGAAGGCTTTAATGTTCTCTGTTTCAGTAAAGGAATTGATCTGTTAGAGAAGGTAAAAGATGAAAGACCAGATCTGTTCGTTTTGGATATAATGGTTCCTTCTTTGGACGGTTTTAGAGTGGCAAGTTCTCTAAAATCTTTACCTTATACAAAGGATGTGCCCATAATCTTTCTTACTGCAAAAACTATGGAAGAGGACAAGCTAAAGGGCTTTGAGCTTGGTGCGGACGATTACATAACCAAACCCTTCTCCATAAAGGAGTTCTTGGCTCGTGTAAAGGCAGTTTTAAAAAGATACGGAACACTAAAAGGTGGAGGAATTGTCAATCTGGGAAGTCTTAGCATAGATTTAGAAAAGATGGAAGTCAGAAGAGGAAGCGAAAGGATTAACTTAACAAAAACAGAGTTTCTTATTTTAAAAACTCTGTTGGAAAATTACCAAAAGCCTGTAAGTAGGGAGTATCTTTTGGAAGAAGTGCTAAAAAAAGAAGTTTACGACAGAACCATAGACGTTCATGTAAAAAACCTAAGGGAAAAGTTAGGCAAAGAGGGCGAATGGATAAAAACTATCAGAGGTGTGGGTTATAAATTAGAAGCGTTATGA
- a CDS encoding metallophosphoesterase: protein MSWFILTFLGIYFLMNLYVFLKLKRPIFLPIILLGYLSPLLMRYADANLSPKLSYFAGLFALLYMGFLVYLIFSFLLFDLYALFVKFSHRVFGINPLPKPSRKTTLAIALILSFSLSAYSYYETLNPVVYHFKFETQKLPLERVRIMHISDVHLGPVMGMDKIELIKGVYETYKPDILVSTGDLVDGNMKRKDGLALALAHINPSMGKFAVLGNHEYYRGVDQAVEFTQSAGFKLLRGEVIDLGFMLLAGVDDDDCRFFNACVGPINEYDLIKNATRDKFVLFLKHKPRLDKRAVGMFDLMLSGHTHGGVYYPVGKFIIPKLFEANAGWVYLGKGSHLFVSKGVGTGGPPMRLFAPPDMAIIDIVKK, encoded by the coding sequence ATGAGTTGGTTTATTTTAACCTTCTTAGGAATTTACTTTCTTATGAACCTCTATGTATTTTTAAAGCTAAAACGTCCAATTTTCCTTCCTATAATCCTTTTGGGCTACCTTTCTCCTTTACTTATGAGGTATGCGGATGCTAATTTGTCTCCTAAATTGAGTTACTTTGCGGGTTTGTTTGCCCTATTATACATGGGCTTTTTGGTATATTTGATCTTTTCCTTTCTTCTATTTGACCTTTATGCCTTGTTTGTTAAATTCTCTCACAGAGTTTTTGGCATAAATCCTCTGCCCAAGCCTTCCAGAAAAACAACCCTCGCCATCGCCTTGATCCTATCCTTCAGCTTGTCCGCTTACAGCTATTACGAAACTTTGAACCCAGTGGTCTATCACTTTAAGTTTGAAACCCAGAAGCTTCCGTTGGAACGAGTAAGAATAATGCACATATCCGACGTTCATCTCGGACCAGTTATGGGCATGGACAAGATAGAATTGATAAAAGGAGTATATGAAACCTACAAACCTGATATCCTGGTATCCACTGGAGATTTAGTTGATGGAAATATGAAAAGGAAGGACGGGTTGGCGCTTGCCTTGGCGCATATCAATCCCTCTATGGGAAAGTTTGCAGTCCTTGGCAATCATGAGTATTACAGAGGTGTGGATCAAGCGGTGGAGTTTACCCAGTCTGCAGGGTTTAAACTTTTAAGGGGAGAGGTAATAGATTTAGGCTTTATGCTGTTGGCAGGCGTGGATGACGATGACTGTAGATTCTTCAATGCTTGCGTAGGTCCGATAAATGAGTATGACCTAATCAAAAATGCAACAAGGGATAAATTTGTGCTATTCCTAAAGCATAAACCAAGGTTGGACAAAAGAGCTGTGGGAATGTTTGACCTGATGCTTTCTGGACATACACATGGGGGAGTTTATTATCCAGTAGGGAAGTTTATAATTCCCAAGCTTTTTGAAGCAAACGCAGGATGGGTGTATTTGGGAAAGGGAAGCCATCTTTTTGTTAGCAAGGGGGTAGGCACGGGAGGACCACCCATGAGACTATTTGCTCCACCAGATATGGCTATAATAGATATAGTTAAAAAGTGA
- a CDS encoding GGDEF domain-containing protein, whose amino-acid sequence MPTPKNYERWFYIFCALIASGQKLEDEAIINIYNTYKEDVTITNIKIDIKHTIQALGDIVNELQGTLKESYEHISIKEEKLTELQEKKETNHFVSSVLLDLLMYVKDLKQQNEKFLKRIEQQQKVISELKTKLEIVEAEANIDPLTNLFNRRSIERSLEEFFNLCKKSQTSFSIVMIDLDNFKQINDNYGHHVGDLVLAKVARILRTSMRAKDIIGRCGGDEFIAIMPNTNIEQATVIVQRLKSNLEKMEIIAKGKRFKVSISAGVVECNQRYKDWRDMIKEVDALMYRDKKKKN is encoded by the coding sequence TTGCCAACTCCAAAAAACTACGAAAGATGGTTTTATATATTCTGTGCTTTAATTGCAAGTGGGCAAAAGTTAGAAGATGAAGCTATAATAAATATCTACAATACCTATAAAGAAGATGTGACAATTACGAACATAAAAATAGACATTAAACATACTATCCAAGCGTTAGGTGATATTGTTAATGAACTTCAAGGAACATTAAAAGAGAGCTACGAACATATTTCAATTAAGGAAGAGAAGTTGACAGAACTACAAGAAAAGAAAGAAACCAACCACTTTGTATCGTCAGTATTGTTAGATTTGCTGATGTACGTAAAAGACCTAAAGCAGCAAAATGAAAAATTCCTGAAGAGGATAGAGCAGCAGCAAAAAGTTATAAGTGAATTGAAAACTAAGCTTGAAATAGTTGAAGCTGAAGCAAATATAGATCCATTAACTAATTTGTTCAACAGACGATCTATAGAAAGATCTTTGGAAGAGTTTTTTAACCTTTGCAAAAAATCTCAGACCTCTTTTAGTATAGTAATGATAGACCTTGATAATTTTAAGCAAATAAATGACAATTACGGACATCATGTAGGTGATCTGGTCTTGGCAAAAGTGGCAAGAATTTTGAGAACCAGTATGCGGGCAAAGGACATAATAGGAAGGTGTGGAGGTGACGAGTTCATAGCTATTATGCCTAACACTAATATAGAACAAGCAACAGTCATAGTGCAGAGACTAAAGTCTAATTTAGAAAAAATGGAGATAATAGCAAAGGGTAAAAGATTTAAAGTATCCATAAGTGCGGGAGTTGTGGAGTGTAATCAGAGGTATAAGGATTGGCGTGATATGATAAAAGAAGTAGACGCCCTAATGTACAGAGACAAAAAGAAAAAGAATTAA
- the oadA gene encoding sodium-extruding oxaloacetate decarboxylase subunit alpha — MRKIEITDVSLRDGIQSLLATRVRTEDMLEVIEILDKCGFYSLEVWGGATFDVCLRYLKEDPWERLRKFKERTPNTKLEMLLRGQNIVGYRHYPDDVVELFVKKAYDNGIEVFRIFDALNDTRNLKKAIETAKKVGAIVKGVLSYTISPVHNVEYYVNVARELVDMGIDIISIKDQAGLLSPKVCYDLVSALKSEFPKYPVHLHTQTTANLAEMAQLKGIEAGADMIDTAFYSLSSQTSHPAGETMIYVLREFGYKVDVDEKLYQRAGDLFVNVRKKYKKYDVLPPYPDVGVLLHQVPGGMITNFISQLREQGMEERLQEVLEEVIRVREDLGYPPLVTPTSQIVGSQAFLNVLHGERYKVVTKEVKDYVKGLYGRPPAPIKEEIIKKILGDEKPVYHIRPADLLEPELDKVKEEATKAGAKSEEDILSYALFPLVAKEFFEWRERGEPYIPEQEMVEEKRENIPVEFMITVHGEQYHVQIAGRGEPTQEGKTFFIRLDGRLEEVLLKPIREMKPSDVVSGDISTLGTEIKPKRSKPIGLGDVASPISGRIVNIKVKPGDEVKEGDVLFVVEAMKMENEIHSPIDGIVEEVLAQVGEAINPDEVVVKIKPKA, encoded by the coding sequence ATGCGAAAAATAGAAATAACAGATGTATCTCTAAGAGATGGTATCCAGTCCCTGCTTGCCACCAGGGTGAGAACAGAAGATATGCTTGAAGTTATAGAGATCCTAGATAAGTGTGGCTTTTACTCTTTGGAAGTTTGGGGAGGGGCTACCTTTGATGTGTGTCTTAGGTACCTCAAAGAGGACCCTTGGGAGCGTTTAAGAAAGTTCAAAGAGCGCACACCTAACACAAAACTTGAAATGCTCCTTAGGGGTCAAAATATAGTTGGCTACAGGCACTATCCAGACGATGTGGTGGAGCTGTTTGTTAAGAAGGCTTACGATAACGGTATAGAGGTCTTTAGGATATTTGATGCTCTTAACGATACCAGAAACTTAAAAAAGGCGATAGAAACTGCCAAGAAAGTGGGGGCTATAGTAAAGGGAGTGCTCTCTTATACCATAAGTCCAGTTCACAATGTGGAGTATTACGTGAATGTTGCAAGAGAGCTTGTGGATATGGGAATAGATATTATTTCTATAAAAGATCAGGCGGGTCTGTTGTCTCCAAAGGTATGCTATGACTTGGTAAGTGCGTTAAAGTCCGAATTTCCCAAATACCCCGTCCATCTTCACACTCAGACCACCGCAAACTTGGCAGAGATGGCCCAACTTAAAGGTATAGAAGCTGGTGCAGACATGATAGATACTGCCTTTTATTCCCTGTCTTCTCAGACTTCCCATCCAGCGGGAGAAACGATGATATACGTCCTTAGGGAGTTTGGATATAAAGTGGATGTGGATGAAAAGCTATACCAAAGGGCAGGAGACCTTTTTGTAAATGTAAGGAAAAAATATAAAAAATACGACGTGCTACCACCCTATCCAGATGTGGGAGTTTTACTGCATCAAGTGCCCGGTGGGATGATAACCAACTTTATAAGCCAACTTAGAGAGCAGGGTATGGAAGAAAGACTACAAGAAGTTTTAGAAGAGGTAATAAGGGTCAGAGAAGACCTTGGCTATCCACCTTTGGTAACCCCTACTAGTCAGATAGTGGGATCCCAAGCCTTTTTAAACGTGCTTCACGGCGAGAGGTATAAGGTGGTTACAAAGGAAGTTAAAGATTACGTAAAGGGTCTATACGGTAGGCCACCAGCACCCATAAAGGAGGAAATCATCAAAAAAATCCTTGGAGACGAAAAACCCGTCTATCACATCAGACCTGCAGACCTTTTAGAGCCGGAGTTGGATAAAGTAAAAGAGGAGGCAACAAAAGCTGGAGCAAAGAGTGAGGAAGATATTCTTTCTTACGCTCTGTTTCCATTAGTGGCAAAGGAGTTTTTTGAGTGGAGAGAAAGGGGTGAGCCTTACATACCCGAGCAGGAAATGGTAGAGGAAAAGAGGGAAAACATTCCCGTTGAGTTCATGATCACAGTTCATGGAGAGCAGTATCATGTGCAAATAGCAGGAAGAGGAGAGCCCACTCAGGAAGGAAAAACTTTCTTTATAAGGTTAGACGGAAGGTTGGAAGAGGTGCTGTTAAAACCAATAAGGGAGATGAAGCCAAGCGACGTGGTAAGCGGAGATATTTCCACACTTGGTACAGAAATAAAACCCAAAAGGTCCAAACCCATAGGACTGGGAGATGTTGCTTCACCTATATCCGGTAGGATAGTGAATATAAAGGTCAAACCTGGAGATGAGGTAAAGGAAGGGGACGTTCTGTTTGTTGTGGAGGCTATGAAGATGGAAAATGAAATCCACTCACCCATAGATGGGATCGTGGAAGAGGTGCTTGCTCAGGTGGGTGAAGCTATAAACCCAGACGAGGTGGTAGTAAAGATCAAGCCTAAAGCATGA
- the rimM gene encoding ribosome maturation factor RimM (Essential for efficient processing of 16S rRNA), producing MENFVVVGKVIDTFGLNQDLKVEAYLPQREWKNIRRVFFKKRGGDYIPFEVEKVKVHGKRWIILKLKDISSQEKAKKLVGAKVFLPSEELPKRKEGEYYFFELEGLEVRSDSGKYLGKVSGVVEVKDSLYLEVDGGKVLIPFKKVFVLDVKPEEGYLVVASALEELFNL from the coding sequence ATGGAAAATTTTGTAGTTGTAGGTAAGGTGATAGACACCTTTGGTTTGAACCAAGATCTTAAGGTGGAAGCATACTTACCCCAAAGGGAGTGGAAGAATATAAGAAGAGTATTCTTTAAAAAAAGGGGTGGCGATTATATCCCTTTTGAAGTTGAGAAAGTAAAAGTGCACGGTAAAAGGTGGATCATTTTGAAGTTAAAAGATATAAGTAGCCAAGAAAAGGCAAAAAAATTAGTAGGTGCAAAGGTTTTTCTTCCATCAGAGGAGCTCCCAAAGAGAAAAGAAGGAGAGTATTACTTTTTTGAACTGGAAGGCTTAGAGGTTAGGAGCGATAGTGGTAAATACTTAGGAAAGGTAAGCGGAGTTGTGGAAGTAAAGGATAGCTTATATCTGGAAGTAGATGGTGGAAAAGTGCTCATCCCGTTTAAAAAAGTGTTTGTTTTGGATGTTAAGCCTGAGGAGGGATATTTGGTGGTTGCCAGTGCTTTGGAAGAGCTGTTTAATTTATAA
- a CDS encoding nitronate monooxygenase family protein, producing MMLKPLKIGKIELDVPIIQGGMGVGLSWERLAGAVAREGAMGVISAVGTGYRFPELVKRDKFGRPIGSIYTHSKEALTLMVKRAKESSQGKGAIGVNILYAITDYGRVLQDAIEAGADAIITGAGLPLRMPEYAQGADVALIPIVSSARALNLICRTWEKKYKRLPDAVILEGPKSGGHQGFKYEECFMPEYQLENLFPSVLEESKKWGDIPVIVAGGVWSYKDIVWYMERGASGVQMATRFIATVECDAPDIYKEIILKAEEEDIILFKSPVGYPLRVVKTPFIERLLLGYNGWNGCISHCVMPCNKGEEAKKVGFCIADRLGAAWLGDYEEGIFISGANGHLLKKQGIITVRELIEILTGKREDPASV from the coding sequence ATTATGTTAAAACCCTTAAAAATAGGAAAGATAGAGCTGGATGTTCCCATAATACAAGGTGGTATGGGAGTTGGTTTATCGTGGGAAAGGTTGGCGGGAGCTGTTGCAAGAGAAGGTGCGATGGGTGTTATATCTGCGGTTGGCACTGGATATAGATTTCCAGAATTAGTTAAAAGGGATAAATTTGGACGGCCCATAGGTTCAATATACACTCACAGCAAAGAAGCTCTTACATTGATGGTAAAGAGAGCCAAGGAAAGCTCCCAAGGCAAAGGTGCCATTGGTGTGAATATTCTTTACGCAATAACCGACTACGGCAGAGTGCTACAAGATGCAATAGAAGCTGGAGCTGATGCCATCATAACCGGTGCTGGATTACCTCTTAGAATGCCAGAGTACGCGCAAGGTGCAGATGTAGCTCTTATTCCCATAGTCTCTTCTGCAAGGGCTTTGAACTTAATATGCAGAACATGGGAAAAGAAATACAAAAGATTACCCGATGCGGTTATCTTAGAGGGGCCCAAATCTGGAGGACATCAGGGATTTAAATACGAAGAGTGCTTTATGCCAGAGTATCAATTGGAGAACCTTTTCCCTTCGGTGTTAGAAGAGAGTAAAAAATGGGGCGATATTCCCGTGATAGTGGCTGGTGGTGTTTGGAGTTATAAGGATATAGTATGGTATATGGAACGTGGGGCAAGCGGGGTGCAAATGGCAACGCGTTTTATCGCCACAGTGGAGTGTGATGCACCAGACATTTACAAAGAGATCATACTGAAAGCTGAGGAGGAAGACATAATTCTCTTTAAATCCCCGGTGGGTTATCCACTCAGGGTGGTAAAAACGCCTTTCATAGAGAGACTCTTGCTTGGATACAACGGTTGGAACGGGTGTATATCCCACTGTGTGATGCCTTGCAACAAAGGTGAAGAGGCAAAAAAGGTTGGCTTTTGTATAGCAGACAGGTTGGGCGCAGCATGGCTTGGGGATTACGAGGAGGGCATATTCATAAGCGGTGCCAATGGACATCTATTAAAAAAGCAAGGTATAATAACTGTAAGAGAATTAATAGAAATCCTTACTGGTAAAAGGGAAGATCCTGCATCGGTATAA
- a CDS encoding patatin-like phospholipase family protein: MKINLVLSGGAVRGVAHIGVIKALEEVGFEIVGVSGVSAGALVGAFYCAGYTPDEMLEIVKAKEWIKYIKPRIPKLGFFSLSEGEKFLRKYLQVDRIEDLEKEFHVCALDIITGKTVYFSEGDLYRIVLGSCALPGIFEPVRYRHFLLVDGGITNNLPVEPFLERGIPVVGVDVNPTDNIDKPKTIISILLRSFVLAVRSNAEKRRELCNLLIVPELEKYSLYNLWKIDEIYQAGYRKCLEVVKELKYE; this comes from the coding sequence ATGAAGATAAACTTAGTTCTTTCAGGTGGTGCAGTAAGGGGTGTAGCCCACATAGGTGTTATAAAGGCTTTGGAGGAGGTTGGTTTTGAGATAGTCGGAGTTAGCGGAGTTAGCGCAGGTGCTCTGGTGGGTGCATTCTACTGCGCAGGTTATACACCCGATGAGATGCTGGAGATAGTAAAGGCTAAAGAGTGGATTAAATACATAAAACCAAGGATACCTAAGCTTGGTTTTTTCTCTCTTTCGGAAGGAGAGAAGTTTCTCAGAAAATACTTGCAAGTGGATAGGATAGAAGATTTGGAAAAAGAGTTTCATGTGTGCGCTCTTGACATAATTACTGGAAAAACCGTTTACTTTTCAGAAGGTGATCTTTATAGAATCGTTTTGGGAAGTTGTGCTTTGCCAGGTATTTTTGAGCCTGTCAGATACAGACATTTTCTACTAGTAGATGGAGGGATTACTAATAACCTGCCAGTAGAACCCTTTTTGGAAAGGGGTATACCGGTGGTAGGTGTGGACGTAAATCCCACAGATAATATAGATAAACCAAAAACTATAATAAGTATTCTACTCAGGAGCTTTGTGCTTGCCGTCAGGTCCAACGCAGAGAAAAGGAGAGAATTATGCAACCTCTTAATCGTGCCAGAATTAGAAAAGTATAGTTTGTATAACTTGTGGAAGATAGATGAAATTTATCAGGCTGGCTATAGGAAGTGTTTAGAGGTTGTGAAGGAACTAAAATATGAGTAA